In Massilia violaceinigra, one DNA window encodes the following:
- a CDS encoding LytR/AlgR family response regulator transcription factor: MRALIADDEPHLALYLRQQLAMLWPELEIVQVAVNGVEAAHGIATLQPELAFLDIQMPGLTGLEVAQGIEGPTRVVFVTAYDSHAVEAFEHAALDYILKPVKTERLARTLERIRAACAPAEDDARLARALARLLATPAQPRLRYIRAGQGELTFQIAVEDVLFFHADDKYTVVATKAGEHLIRTPLTELAAQLDPELFWQVHRSTLINLAFLDGTRRDESGRLFLRIRGHQRELPVSRAFVHLFKAM; encoded by the coding sequence ATGCGCGCCCTGATCGCCGACGACGAACCGCACCTGGCGCTTTACCTGCGCCAGCAGCTAGCCATGCTGTGGCCGGAACTGGAGATCGTGCAGGTGGCCGTGAACGGGGTCGAGGCGGCGCACGGCATTGCCACCTTGCAGCCGGAGCTGGCTTTCCTCGATATCCAGATGCCGGGACTGACCGGGCTGGAAGTGGCGCAGGGCATCGAAGGGCCGACCAGGGTCGTCTTCGTAACGGCCTACGACAGCCACGCGGTGGAGGCGTTCGAGCATGCGGCGCTCGACTACATCCTCAAACCGGTGAAAACGGAGCGCCTGGCACGCACCCTGGAGCGCATCCGGGCCGCCTGCGCGCCAGCCGAGGACGACGCCCGCCTGGCGCGCGCGCTGGCGCGCCTGCTGGCCACGCCCGCGCAGCCGCGCCTGCGCTATATCCGCGCCGGACAAGGGGAACTGACGTTCCAGATCGCGGTGGAGGACGTGTTGTTCTTCCACGCCGACGACAAATACACGGTGGTGGCGACTAAGGCGGGCGAACACCTGATCCGCACCCCGCTCACCGAACTGGCGGCGCAGCTCGACCCGGAGCTGTTCTGGCAGGTGCACCGTTCCACCCTGATCAACCTGGCGTTCCTGGACGGCACCCGGCGCGACGAGAGCGGGCGCCTGTTTTTACGCATCAGGGGCCACCAGCGCGAACTGCCGGTCAGCCGCGCCTTCGTGCACCTGTTCAAGGCGATGTAG
- a CDS encoding formylglycine-generating enzyme family protein produces the protein MFIQRTLAASLFLFPIAALAAPDLTPIEPQMVTIKAGQFMMGSARAANTQPVHSVTLKAFRIGKYEVTAAEFQRFAEATRYKAPRMCLQMASKRWFTSVPNEFVDAATLQSVSKFEPATCIGWNGADAYVKWLAKETGKKYRLPSEAEWEYASRAGGSGRYFFGNDETQACRYANLADRSAEAAIRRDFDGLEAREHVGVIPCDDKAGYASIVGMYEPNAFGLHDTLGNIAEFVQDCEHDTYAGAPTDGSAWVDAQCKARSLRGGSWHWRGFHASHRGAMPPDFIGALEGFRVAEDIVAPAPTETKPSPFDLELAQAQQAERARRAALADIPRPKG, from the coding sequence ATGTTCATTCAACGCACGCTGGCCGCTTCCCTTTTCCTGTTCCCGATCGCCGCCCTGGCGGCGCCCGATTTGACGCCGATCGAGCCGCAGATGGTCACCATCAAGGCCGGCCAATTCATGATGGGCAGCGCGCGCGCGGCCAATACGCAGCCGGTGCACAGCGTGACGCTCAAGGCATTCAGGATCGGCAAATACGAAGTCACCGCGGCCGAATTCCAGCGCTTCGCCGAGGCGACCAGGTACAAGGCGCCGCGCATGTGCCTGCAAATGGCGTCGAAGCGCTGGTTCACCAGCGTGCCCAACGAGTTCGTCGACGCCGCCACCCTGCAGTCGGTCAGCAAGTTCGAACCGGCCACCTGCATCGGCTGGAATGGCGCCGACGCCTACGTGAAGTGGCTGGCCAAGGAAACCGGCAAGAAATACCGCCTGCCGAGCGAAGCGGAATGGGAATACGCCAGCCGCGCCGGCGGCAGCGGCCGCTACTTTTTCGGCAACGATGAAACCCAGGCCTGCCGCTACGCCAACCTGGCCGACCGCTCCGCCGAAGCGGCGATCCGGCGCGACTTCGATGGCCTGGAAGCGCGCGAGCACGTGGGCGTGATTCCCTGTGACGACAAGGCGGGTTACGCCAGCATCGTCGGCATGTACGAGCCGAACGCGTTCGGCTTGCACGACACGCTCGGCAATATCGCGGAATTCGTCCAGGACTGCGAGCACGACACCTACGCCGGCGCTCCCACCGACGGCAGCGCCTGGGTCGATGCCCAGTGCAAGGCACGCTCCCTGCGCGGCGGCAGCTGGCACTGGCGCGGCTTTCACGCCAGCCACCGCGGCGCCATGCCGCCCGACTTCATCGGTGCGCTGGAAGGCTTCCGGGTGGCGGAAGATATCGTTGCGCCAGCGCCCACCGAGACCAAACCGAGTCCCTTCGATCTGGAACTGGCGCAGGCGCAGCAGGCCGAACGCGCGCGCCGCGCCGCGCTTGCCGACATCCCGCGCCCGAAAGGATGA
- a CDS encoding response regulator, which translates to MNPAAHEIVIIDDEVKPAQVLAEYLQRDGFRTAHILDGNSAVAYVRQYAPSVLILDVMLPGLDGIEVCRAVRRFSMVPIIMLTARVDEADRIQGLDIGADDYLCKPVSPREVVARVRAQVRRAAGPMSRDQYTFGFVVEEAAQRIWWQGKVLPLSQVEYRIFKTLLSQPGRIFEREALLNAKDCVGRAVNDRSVDSHIKNIRKKIKPYTGDTEFIFSVYGVGYRFGDF; encoded by the coding sequence ATGAACCCTGCAGCGCACGAAATAGTCATTATTGACGATGAGGTAAAACCTGCGCAGGTATTAGCCGAGTATCTGCAACGGGACGGCTTCCGTACTGCGCACATCCTCGACGGGAATAGCGCGGTGGCGTACGTCAGGCAATATGCACCAAGCGTTCTGATTTTGGATGTCATGCTGCCCGGGCTCGACGGGATCGAGGTCTGCCGGGCCGTGAGAAGGTTTTCGATGGTGCCGATTATCATGTTGACGGCTCGCGTGGACGAAGCCGACCGGATCCAAGGCCTCGACATCGGCGCTGACGACTATCTTTGCAAGCCGGTGAGTCCACGCGAGGTGGTTGCTCGCGTGCGTGCCCAGGTGCGCCGGGCCGCCGGGCCGATGAGCAGGGACCAGTACACCTTCGGGTTTGTCGTGGAGGAAGCGGCACAACGCATTTGGTGGCAGGGCAAGGTGTTACCGCTTTCTCAAGTCGAGTACCGGATATTCAAGACACTGCTGTCCCAGCCCGGGAGAATTTTTGAACGGGAAGCCCTGCTCAATGCAAAGGATTGCGTTGGGCGTGCGGTCAATGACCGCTCCGTCGACAGTCATATAAAGAATATTCGCAAGAAGATCAAACCGTACACCGGAGACACCGAATTCATTTTCTCCGTCTACGGCGTCGGTTATCGTTTCGGGGATTTCTAA
- a CDS encoding ATP-binding domain-containing protein, translated as MAHIHPTGWQEMAVTGTAVREIDTLSYLETRLADAPYRIYHGVHWTNVENGFSAFGEIDFIIVAPSGRVLLIEQKSGLLNETADGLVKHYEGKPRKVANHLMRSIKGLTERFGGELSIDYLLYCPDYIVRNPHLAGIDPRHIIDATNKDRLAKVIRDILPMTDTAPGEQFEKVTRFLGNMLSLRPDPSAMIGNAAAMVTRLSGGLATWARRLEFTPFRLRVVGTAGSGKTQLALAEYAAAIEAGLSPLYVCYNRPLADHIERLVPPGGRVATFHMLSDAFLRAQGHIPNYAAPGVWDEIEARMASAELPETWKYDVLIVDEGQDFSLAWRDILLRMLKDDARAIWLEDPNQNLYGRPTVPLPGWVKLHSDTNFRSPRQIVDMLASIGAVHPPVEAGSPFKGADIEELMYPEGDTEAMLAQTRRAVTLCLGAGFARHDIAIASFRGREKSAILRLDKLSDAHTLKSFTGEYDLFGNPIYREGGLLAESVYRFKGQSAPAVIFTEIDFAQIDELVLRKLFVGMTRARLKLVLVLSERAGQQLLDRI; from the coding sequence ATGGCCCACATTCATCCTACCGGCTGGCAAGAGATGGCGGTCACCGGCACCGCCGTGCGCGAGATCGACACGCTGAGCTATCTCGAGACGAGGCTGGCCGATGCGCCCTACCGCATCTACCACGGCGTGCACTGGACCAACGTCGAGAATGGCTTTTCCGCCTTTGGCGAGATCGATTTCATCATCGTGGCGCCCAGCGGACGGGTGCTGCTGATCGAGCAGAAATCGGGCCTGCTGAACGAAACGGCCGATGGCCTGGTCAAGCATTACGAGGGCAAGCCGCGCAAGGTCGCCAATCACCTGATGCGCTCCATCAAGGGCCTCACCGAACGCTTCGGCGGCGAGCTGTCCATCGATTACCTGCTGTACTGCCCCGATTACATCGTGCGCAACCCGCACCTGGCGGGCATCGACCCGCGCCACATCATCGACGCCACCAATAAGGACCGGCTGGCGAAAGTGATCCGCGACATCCTGCCCATGACCGATACCGCCCCTGGCGAGCAGTTCGAGAAAGTGACGCGTTTTCTCGGCAACATGCTCAGCTTGCGCCCCGATCCCAGCGCCATGATCGGCAATGCCGCCGCCATGGTCACGCGCCTGTCCGGCGGCCTGGCCACCTGGGCCCGGCGGCTGGAATTCACCCCGTTCCGGCTGCGCGTGGTGGGTACCGCAGGCAGCGGCAAGACCCAGCTGGCCCTGGCCGAATACGCCGCCGCCATCGAGGCCGGCCTGTCGCCCCTGTACGTCTGCTACAACCGGCCCCTGGCCGATCACATCGAGCGGCTGGTCCCTCCCGGCGGACGGGTCGCCACCTTCCACATGCTCAGCGACGCGTTCCTGCGCGCCCAAGGCCACATCCCCAACTACGCCGCGCCCGGCGTGTGGGACGAGATCGAAGCGAGGATGGCCAGCGCCGAGCTGCCGGAAACCTGGAAATACGATGTGCTGATTGTCGACGAGGGGCAGGATTTCTCGCTCGCCTGGCGCGACATCCTGCTGCGCATGCTCAAGGACGATGCCCGCGCCATCTGGCTGGAAGACCCCAACCAGAACCTGTACGGCCGCCCCACGGTGCCGCTGCCGGGCTGGGTCAAGCTGCATTCGGATACCAATTTTCGCAGCCCGCGCCAGATTGTCGACATGCTGGCATCGATCGGCGCGGTGCACCCGCCGGTCGAGGCAGGCAGCCCATTCAAAGGCGCCGACATCGAGGAACTGATGTATCCCGAGGGCGATACCGAGGCGATGCTGGCGCAGACCCGGCGCGCGGTCACGCTGTGCCTGGGCGCCGGGTTCGCCCGGCACGATATTGCCATCGCCTCGTTTCGCGGACGCGAAAAGTCGGCCATCCTCCGGCTCGACAAGCTCAGCGACGCCCACACGCTGAAATCGTTCACCGGCGAATACGACCTGTTCGGCAATCCGATCTACCGGGAGGGTGGCTTGCTGGCCGAATCGGTGTACCGCTTCAAGGGCCAGTCCGCGCCCGCGGTGATTTTTACCGAAATCGATTTCGCCCAGATCGACGAACTGGTGTTGCGCAAGTTATTTGTGGGAATGACGCGGGCCAGGCTCAAGCTCGTGCTGGTGCTCAGCGAACGTGCCGGGCAGCAGTTGCTGGACCGGATCTGA
- a CDS encoding ATP-binding protein, which yields MLFSLHAIRHLVLFATCVLMCFSAEATDSVASVSLKQSGDLSGETLGLRYLRDTRQTLTIGELRKLSEGQFSVVRQRDVNQRFQRGDYWLKTSVHNASKASMTWVLRHPMPITDYVDYWIFTNGALVTHAAGGDRTLMSDRQIPYRIASVRHTSEAGQVSEVYIRLRNKQAAPMHLVFALSDEVTFLRKISNDQLLMGVLYGIPCALVVYALCGWFINGTPSSLVYAGYVLAIMGSWLGINGQLAEYVFVDKPDIANFMLVVFFLLATIANCMFVREFLQTKRFMPRFDKYFGGVIILAIAGIVLRALGLQVAVIQVTIVLLLTHAIAPVVAILVLRGRAVFTRWYLVAQLVYNAALLIGIAGVRFAELSYENYFFYCQLAFIAEVVLLGVAQQDRVRILQREKSAFEQKYNTALQVNNAELAKQLEQRTCQLREAQQRSEFMAAVKTTTGRIANGEFGVRLAPGESPELADLASNVNVMAASLSRLEGARKRWIADISHELRIPLFSLLCETEALLDGVRTINKRAIASIHEEVMRLSRLVSDLHEVALTYLRPLPCTFTSWQLEALLMKKKSEYVRYAQEKGLRFSVHMPPGALLVKWDKGRFEQLLDNLVQNSISYTDAPGAVTLSIKPGPQRVTITLEDTSPGIDPADAKHLFEPLYRADIARSRRAGGSGLGLSICQAIIHAHLGNITAEPSPMGGLAIRIDLPHSTDKI from the coding sequence ATGTTGTTCTCCCTCCACGCAATACGCCATCTTGTCCTGTTCGCCACATGCGTTTTGATGTGCTTTTCGGCCGAGGCCACGGACAGTGTTGCTTCGGTCAGCCTGAAGCAGTCCGGCGATCTATCTGGTGAAACACTCGGCCTGCGCTATCTGCGTGACACACGGCAGACCCTGACGATTGGTGAACTGAGAAAACTGTCGGAGGGGCAATTTTCGGTGGTGCGCCAGCGCGATGTCAATCAGCGATTCCAGCGTGGCGACTACTGGCTCAAGACATCGGTCCATAACGCTTCCAAAGCCAGCATGACGTGGGTGCTGCGGCATCCCATGCCGATCACCGACTACGTCGATTACTGGATTTTTACAAATGGCGCGCTGGTTACCCATGCCGCAGGTGGCGACCGGACCTTGATGTCGGACCGGCAGATTCCGTATCGCATCGCGAGCGTTCGCCACACGTCGGAAGCGGGACAAGTATCGGAGGTCTATATACGTTTGCGGAACAAACAGGCGGCACCGATGCATTTAGTCTTTGCACTGTCCGATGAAGTCACGTTTTTACGAAAAATTTCAAACGATCAGCTATTGATGGGTGTTCTTTACGGGATTCCCTGCGCCCTGGTCGTTTATGCGCTCTGTGGATGGTTCATCAACGGGACCCCCAGCAGCCTGGTCTACGCAGGCTATGTCCTCGCCATCATGGGTTCGTGGCTGGGAATAAATGGACAACTGGCCGAATACGTCTTTGTCGACAAGCCGGACATCGCGAACTTCATGCTGGTCGTATTTTTCTTGCTGGCGACAATTGCCAACTGTATGTTCGTGCGAGAGTTCCTGCAGACCAAGCGGTTCATGCCTCGTTTCGACAAGTATTTTGGCGGTGTCATCATTCTTGCCATCGCAGGCATCGTTTTGCGCGCACTGGGCCTTCAGGTTGCGGTGATCCAGGTGACGATCGTCTTGTTATTGACGCATGCCATTGCCCCCGTGGTGGCGATACTCGTCCTCAGAGGCCGGGCGGTTTTCACGCGCTGGTATCTGGTAGCGCAGCTGGTGTATAACGCGGCCCTGCTCATTGGAATTGCCGGGGTCCGGTTTGCGGAACTGAGTTATGAAAACTATTTTTTCTACTGCCAGCTGGCGTTTATCGCGGAAGTGGTGCTCCTCGGCGTGGCGCAGCAGGACAGGGTGCGCATCCTGCAACGCGAAAAATCGGCGTTCGAGCAGAAGTACAACACAGCGCTGCAGGTCAATAACGCTGAGTTGGCCAAACAACTTGAACAACGCACTTGCCAGCTACGGGAAGCGCAACAGCGCTCTGAATTCATGGCTGCCGTGAAAACGACAACTGGCCGCATCGCCAATGGCGAATTCGGTGTGCGCCTGGCTCCGGGGGAGTCGCCGGAGTTGGCTGACCTTGCCAGTAACGTCAACGTGATGGCCGCGTCGCTATCCCGCCTCGAAGGCGCCCGCAAACGATGGATTGCCGATATCAGCCACGAATTGCGCATCCCCCTCTTTTCCTTGCTATGCGAAACCGAGGCTTTGCTGGACGGAGTAAGAACGATCAACAAGCGCGCCATCGCTTCCATCCATGAAGAAGTGATGCGGCTATCCCGACTGGTGTCGGACTTGCATGAAGTAGCGTTGACCTATCTGCGTCCTCTGCCATGTACCTTCACAAGCTGGCAACTTGAGGCGCTGTTGATGAAGAAAAAATCCGAGTACGTGCGATACGCGCAGGAAAAAGGTCTGCGCTTTAGCGTGCACATGCCCCCAGGTGCCTTGTTGGTCAAGTGGGATAAGGGTCGCTTCGAGCAGCTGCTGGATAACCTGGTTCAAAACAGCATCAGCTATACGGATGCGCCGGGCGCTGTGACGCTGTCGATCAAGCCCGGGCCGCAGCGCGTGACCATCACCCTCGAGGACACCTCGCCCGGAATCGATCCGGCTGATGCAAAGCATCTGTTCGAGCCGCTGTACAGAGCCGATATCGCACGCAGCCGGCGCGCCGGTGGAAGCGGACTCGGACTGTCGATATGTCAGGCCATCATCCATGCCCACCTTGGGAACATCACTGCCGAGCCGTCGCCGATGGGCGGCCTGGCAATCCGAATCGACCTGCCTCATTCCACCGATAAGATATGA
- a CDS encoding hybrid sensor histidine kinase/response regulator — translation METLARQSGIDAVGAIPWGTHFCQFYNTEADLTETLVPYFEAGLGAGEACLWVTGRKLEAEQAEALMIDAVPGFKKFISSGQMEIVSIADWYAPDDVFDPQTVLQGWIDKESAAKHKGFNGLRLTGDTVWVERSGWTSFMEYERQVNASFRRHNLVALCTYCLDNCSASDVIDVCCQHQFALARREGAWELLESSSLKIAKDSLIRLNTELESRVESRTAELLSALHARDEFLAMLGHELRNPLAPIRTSAEIIRTLTPADSPISASANILSRQVGHLTRLVDDLLDVARVTKGQIQLDLQDIPLADVISAAVEQTRPIIDQHLHALSVALPARTMRVRADATRLAQVFGNLLHNAAKYTPDGGQVSIAARTVGEHVEIAVRDNGTGIPDGMLDAIFGLFSQLPRSLARSEGGLGIGLTLAKRIVDMHDGSIVALSDGPNTGTEIVVRLALAQAAPRSGPMPLAASLPAAAAAATSRILLVDDNEDGREAMGALLQLHGHDVQFACDGKSALEAAIAFRPTIIILDIGLPDMDGYEVARRLRAGPLGSQTRLIALTGYGQSGDIAAASAAGFDAHILKPAQMENVLAEIAACNAH, via the coding sequence ATGGAAACTTTAGCCCGCCAATCCGGCATCGACGCTGTCGGCGCCATCCCCTGGGGCACGCATTTCTGCCAGTTTTATAACACCGAAGCCGACCTGACCGAAACCCTGGTCCCTTATTTTGAAGCTGGCTTGGGCGCGGGGGAGGCTTGTCTGTGGGTCACCGGCCGCAAGTTGGAAGCGGAACAGGCCGAAGCGCTGATGATCGACGCGGTGCCGGGTTTCAAGAAGTTTATTTCCTCCGGACAAATGGAAATCGTATCGATTGCCGACTGGTACGCGCCGGATGATGTCTTCGATCCGCAAACGGTCCTGCAAGGATGGATCGACAAGGAATCGGCCGCCAAGCACAAAGGTTTCAACGGATTGCGCCTGACCGGCGACACGGTGTGGGTGGAACGGTCCGGCTGGACAAGCTTCATGGAATACGAGCGCCAGGTCAACGCCTCGTTCCGGCGCCACAACCTGGTCGCCCTGTGCACCTACTGCCTGGACAACTGCAGCGCGTCCGACGTGATCGATGTGTGCTGCCAGCACCAGTTTGCGCTGGCGCGGCGCGAGGGCGCGTGGGAACTGCTGGAAAGCTCTTCCCTGAAGATCGCCAAGGATAGCCTGATCCGCCTGAACACGGAACTCGAATCGCGGGTCGAGAGCAGGACGGCCGAACTGCTCTCGGCACTGCACGCGCGCGACGAGTTCCTGGCCATGCTGGGCCATGAACTGCGCAATCCGCTCGCGCCCATCCGTACCTCGGCCGAGATCATCCGCACGCTCACCCCTGCCGATTCGCCCATCAGCGCCAGCGCCAACATCCTGTCACGGCAGGTGGGCCACCTTACCCGGCTGGTCGACGATTTGCTTGACGTTGCGCGCGTGACAAAAGGGCAGATTCAACTCGACTTGCAGGACATCCCGCTGGCCGATGTCATCTCGGCGGCAGTGGAGCAAACCCGGCCGATCATCGATCAGCACCTGCACGCCCTGTCGGTCGCGCTTCCCGCCCGCACCATGCGCGTGCGCGCCGACGCCACCCGGCTGGCGCAAGTGTTCGGCAATCTGCTGCACAACGCGGCCAAGTACACGCCCGATGGCGGCCAAGTGTCGATCGCCGCGCGCACCGTTGGCGAGCATGTCGAGATCGCGGTACGCGACAACGGGACCGGCATTCCCGACGGCATGCTCGACGCCATTTTCGGCCTGTTTTCCCAGCTTCCACGTTCGCTGGCGCGTTCCGAGGGCGGCCTCGGAATCGGGCTGACCCTGGCCAAGCGCATCGTCGACATGCACGACGGGTCGATCGTCGCGCTGAGCGACGGGCCCAATACCGGCACCGAGATCGTCGTTCGGCTGGCCCTGGCGCAAGCGGCGCCCCGCAGCGGGCCCATGCCGCTTGCCGCAAGCCTGCCCGCGGCGGCGGCGGCGGCGACGAGCCGCATTCTGCTGGTCGATGACAATGAAGATGGACGAGAAGCCATGGGGGCGTTGCTGCAGCTTCATGGTCATGATGTTCAGTTCGCTTGTGATGGAAAAAGCGCCCTGGAAGCGGCCATCGCCTTTCGGCCGACCATCATCATTCTCGATATCGGCTTGCCGGACATGGATGGCTACGAGGTTGCGCGCAGACTCAGGGCCGGTCCGCTGGGGTCACAGACCAGGCTGATCGCACTGACCGGGTACGGGCAGTCCGGCGACATCGCCGCCGCCAGCGCGGCCGGATTCGACGCCCACATTCTCAAACCGGCGCAAATGGAAAATGTCCTGGCCGAGATTGCGGCATGCAACGCGCACTGA
- a CDS encoding sensor histidine kinase: MRNSLILKKRREEPLWARLVVGAALALAVALVLMLASVFLMAKAEMRWWTSSLSNNLLLGICAAAAMLLLMRVCERVLPQAWLSALSAGPDWRPLALMSAILFAGAALGVRAGYVVLGQLYAYDMWKKLSGAPMVQLKFAIFAALILAANWVWWQFRAKEKALAQQAAESQLRMLQAQIEPHFLFNTLANVQSLIATDAPRAQLMLETFTDYLRASLGQMRASDSTLGAELETAHNYLLLMQIRMGSRLTFSIEADETLRQALLPPLLLQPLVENAVHHGVGPRLEGGHVRLGASVRDGTLAIVVDDDGVGIGQARRGVHTGNGVALINIRTRLETRFGARAALLIEPLAQGTRATMTLPFRPAGQETVKDPGPVS; the protein is encoded by the coding sequence TTGCGCAATTCTTTGATTTTAAAGAAGCGGCGCGAGGAGCCCCTTTGGGCGCGCCTGGTGGTCGGCGCCGCGCTGGCGCTCGCGGTGGCGCTGGTGCTGATGCTGGCCTCGGTCTTCCTGATGGCGAAGGCCGAGATGAGGTGGTGGACCAGTTCGCTCTCCAACAACCTGCTGCTTGGCATCTGCGCCGCTGCCGCCATGCTGCTGCTGATGCGCGTCTGCGAACGTGTGCTGCCGCAGGCGTGGCTGAGCGCCCTGTCCGCGGGACCCGACTGGCGCCCGCTCGCACTGATGAGTGCGATCCTGTTCGCGGGGGCGGCACTGGGGGTGCGCGCCGGCTACGTGGTGCTGGGACAGCTCTACGCCTACGACATGTGGAAAAAATTGTCGGGCGCGCCCATGGTGCAGCTCAAATTCGCTATTTTCGCGGCGCTGATTTTGGCAGCCAACTGGGTCTGGTGGCAGTTCCGGGCCAAGGAAAAAGCCCTGGCGCAGCAGGCTGCCGAATCGCAGTTGCGCATGCTGCAGGCGCAGATCGAGCCGCACTTCCTGTTCAACACCCTTGCCAACGTCCAGAGCCTGATCGCCACCGACGCCCCGCGCGCCCAGCTGATGCTCGAAACGTTCACCGATTACCTGCGCGCCAGTCTCGGCCAGATGCGCGCCAGCGACAGCACGCTGGGAGCGGAGCTGGAAACCGCCCATAACTATCTGCTGCTGATGCAGATCCGCATGGGAAGCCGCCTGACCTTCTCCATCGAGGCGGACGAGACCTTGCGGCAAGCCCTGCTGCCGCCGCTGCTGTTGCAGCCGCTGGTCGAAAACGCGGTGCACCACGGTGTCGGCCCCAGGCTCGAAGGCGGCCATGTCCGCCTCGGCGCCAGCGTGCGCGATGGCACGCTGGCGATCGTGGTCGACGACGATGGCGTCGGCATCGGCCAAGCGCGCCGCGGCGTGCACACAGGCAACGGCGTGGCGCTGATCAATATCCGCACGCGCCTGGAAACCCGTTTCGGCGCGCGCGCCGCCTTGCTCATCGAACCACTGGCGCAGGGAACCCGGGCGACGATGACCTTGCCGTTCCGTCCGGCAGGCCAGGAAACCGTGAAAGACCCGGGGCCGGTTTCCTGA
- a CDS encoding PEP-CTERM sorting domain-containing protein has translation MFKPSLLIAAAAAALATSAHAEPLSREFTYTGFYHVEGGQFRPTASLYGYFDSDDRNGDGRIEVGEVTSFILNSQQYVGWCGPEVFMCGLFEFSYTPGGALNFHTAWSTDPWGEGVAGGSVRTGVEAKEHSHWPGGSASYTLRWTEQTVLSMSPVPEPASYGMLALGLGVLALSARRRSRS, from the coding sequence ATGTTCAAACCCTCATTACTTATTGCCGCTGCCGCTGCCGCGCTGGCGACCAGTGCCCACGCGGAGCCGCTCTCCCGTGAATTCACCTATACCGGCTTTTACCACGTAGAAGGGGGGCAGTTCCGGCCCACCGCCAGCCTGTACGGCTATTTCGACAGCGACGATCGCAACGGCGACGGCCGTATTGAAGTCGGCGAGGTCACTTCCTTTATCCTCAACAGCCAGCAATATGTCGGCTGGTGCGGCCCCGAAGTGTTCATGTGCGGGCTGTTCGAATTCTCCTATACCCCCGGCGGCGCCCTCAATTTTCATACCGCATGGAGCACCGATCCCTGGGGCGAGGGCGTAGCCGGGGGCAGTGTGCGCACCGGCGTTGAAGCGAAGGAGCATTCCCACTGGCCGGGCGGGTCGGCATCGTATACCTTGCGCTGGACCGAGCAGACCGTCCTCAGCATGAGCCCGGTGCCCGAGCCGGCAAGCTACGGCATGCTGGCGCTGGGGTTGGGCGTGCTCGCTCTCAGTGCCCGGCGACGCTCCCGGTCGTAG